A single region of the Cucumis melo cultivar AY chromosome 3, USDA_Cmelo_AY_1.0, whole genome shotgun sequence genome encodes:
- the LOC103488550 gene encoding V-type proton ATPase subunit a2-like, producing the protein MDLLRSEPMQLVQLIIPNESARRTIFYLGDLGLFQFNDLNASKSPFQRTYAAQIKRCGEMARKLRFFREQMARAGLSPSSHSLGTPDFDLDNLEVKLGEFEVELLEIKDNNEKLQRNYSELLEYKLVLEKVGEFFHLAQSIAAAHQRELEVQQNGEGYIDTPLLLEQEMTTDPTKQVKLGYISGLVPREKSMAFERILFRSTRGNVYLRQAVIDGSVTDPASGDKVEKNVFVIFYSGERAKEKIRKICEAFGANRYPFTDDLGKQFQMITEVSRKLSELKTTIDMGQVHGSQLLQTIGHQYELWNLLVKKEKSVYHTLNMLSVDVTKKCLVGEGWCPVFATNQIQSVMQKATLDSKSQIEAIFHVLDTKEAPPTYFRTNKFTSSFQEIVDAYGVAKYQEANPGVYTIVTFPFLFAVMFGDWGHGICLLLATLYFIIREKKFSGQKLGDIVEMTFGGRYVIMMMALFSIYTGLIYNEFFSVPFELFGPSAYGCRDTSCRDATSIGLVKVRDTYPFGVDPKWHGTRSELPFLNSLKMKMSILLGVAQMNLGIILSYFNAKFFGESINIWYQFVPQMIFLNSLFGYLSLLIIVKWYSGSQADLYHVMIYMFLSPTDDLGENQLFPGQKFLQLLLLLSALTAVPWMLFPKPLLLKKQNEERHQGQSYSVLHCTDDNHEIEPHHGSHGHEEFDLSEVFVHQLIHTIEFVLGAVSNTASYLRLWALSLAHSELSSVFYDKVLLLAWGFNSLIIRIVGMAVFIFATVGVLLIMETLSAFLHALRLHWVEFQNKFYAGDGFKFSPFSFSLLREEDE; encoded by the exons ATGGATCTGCTGCGATCGGAGCCGATGCAATTGGTGCAGCTGATCATTCCTAATGAATCGGCACGACGGACGATTTTCTACCTTGGTGACCTCGGTCTATTTCAATTCAACGAT CTCAATGCATCTAAAAGCCCATTCCAACGGACGTATGCTGCGCAG ATTAAAAGATGTGGGGAAATGGCTCGGAAGCTACGATTTTTCAGGGAGCAAATGGCAAGGGCTGGTTTATCACCATCATCCCATTCTTTAGGGACTCCTGATTTTGATCTGGATAATTTGGAG GTTAAACTTGGAGAATTTGAAGTAGAGCTGTTAGAGATAAAGGACAACAACGAGAAGTTACAACGCAATTATAGTGAGCTATTGGAATACAAGCTGGTGCTTGAGAAG GTTGGTGAGTTTTTTCATCTAGCTCAAAGCATAGCTGCAGCTCATCAAAGAGAACTGGAAGTGCAGCAAAACGGGGAAGGATATATTGACACTCCCTTATTATTGGAACAA GAAATGACAACCGATCCAACGAAACAAGTTAAACTAGGATATATCAGTGGTCTAGTTCCGAGGGAAAAGTCAATGGCTTTCGAAAGGATTTTGTTTCGTTCAACTAGGGGCAATGTGTATCTGAGACAAGCTGTGATTGATGGTTCCGTTACTGATCCTGCATCTGGGGATAAG GTTGAGAAAAATGTGTTCGTCATATTTTATTCTGGAGAGAGAGCAAAGGAAAAAATTCGGAAAATATGTGAAGCTTTTGGGGCAAACCGTTACCCATTCACTGATGACTTGGGCAAACAATTTCAGATGATCACAGAG GTGTCTAGAAAGCTCTCTGAATTGAAGACTACCATTGATATGGGGCAAGTGCACGGAAGTCAACTCTTGCAGACGATTGGTCATCAATATGAGCTGTGGAATCTTCTG GTAAAGAAGGAAAAATCTGTTTACCACACTTTGAATATGCTCAGTGTTGATGTTACAAAGAAATGCCTTGTAGGTGAAGGATGGTGCCCTGTTTTTGCAACAAATCAG ATTCAAAGTGTGATGCAAAAGGCAACCCTCGACAGCAAATCACAAATCGAGGCTATCTTTCATGTTTTGGATACAAAGGAAGCGCCACCAACATATTTCCGCACAAACAAATTTACTTCTTCGTTCCAAGAAATCGTGGATGCATATGG GGTTGCTAAGTATCAGGAAGCAAATCCTGGAGTCTACACTATTGTCACCTTCCCTTTCCTATTTGCTGTAATGTTTGGTGATTGGGGCCATGGAATATGCTTGTTGCTGGCaacattatattttataataaggGAGAAGAAATTTTCCGGCCAG AAACTTGGAGATATCGTTGAAATGACTTTTGGGGGTCGTTATGTTATCATGATGATGGCACTTTTTTCGATCTACACAGGACTGATTTACAATGAATTCTTTTCTGTCCCATTTGAACTGTTTGGGCCTTCTGCATACGGTTGTCGTGATACTTCATGCAG GGATGCTACTTCCATTGGTTTAGTAAAGGTTCGTGATACATATCCATTTGGTGTGGATCCTAAGTGGCATGGCACGCGAAGTGAGTTACCTTTTCTCAACtctttgaagatgaagatgtcTATCCTACTGGGAGTAGCTCAAATGAATCTAGGAATTATACTGAGCTACTTCAATGCAAAATTCTTTGGAGAAAGCATTAACATCTG GTACCAATTTGTTCCCCAGATGATATTCTTGAACAGCTTATTTGGTTACCTCTCACTTCTCATAATTGTAAAGTGGTACTCTGGATCTCAAGCTGATCTGTATCACGTAATGATATATATGTTCTTGAGTCCGACTGATGATCTAGGTGAAAATCAGCTTTTCCCAGGACAGAAGTTCCTTCAG CTTCTGTTACTTCTGTCTGCCCTCACTGCCGTGCCATGGATGTTATTTCCCAAGCCTCTTCTTTTGAAGAAACAAAATGAAGAA AGGCACCAAGGACAATCCTACTCCGTACTTCACTGTACAGATGACAATCACGAAATAGAACCACACCACGGTTCCCACGGCCATGAGGAGTTCGATTTGAGTGAGGTTTTTGTACACCAACTTATACATACCATAGAATTTGTTCTTGGTGCAGTCTCGAACACAGCATCCTATCTTCGTCTATGGGCCCTCAG TCTAGCGCATTCGGAGTTGTCGAGTGTATTTTACGACAAGGTTCTACTCTTAGCTTGGGG GTTCAATAGTTTGATCATTCGAATAGTAGGAATGGCCGTTTTCATTTTTGCAACTGTGGGAGTTTTACTAATTATGGAAACACTAAGCGCATTCCTACACGCCTTGAGGCTCCACTGGGTGGAGTTTCAGAACAAATTCTATGCTGGAGATGGATTCAAATTTTCCCCTTTCTCCTTTTCGTTGCTTCGGGAGGAGGATGAGTGA
- the LOC103488016 gene encoding protein EXPRESSION OF TERPENOIDS 1-like has protein sequence MAGFFYLGGGREGPPNKQEEDEEEREQNLFLYRNDQEIYNKGFEIWPQQYNNNNNHQHQQPNPSLPNHLSFGVGPSRRSFMINDPSDEPSRSAFTLMRPAAAAFAAAAASAATAGGMNCQDCGNQAKKDCAYLRCRTCCKSRGFQCQTHVKSTWVPAAKRRERQQQIAALQHQQQQEQFRGGDNSKRLRETQTTTAVAAAPTASASACPRLPSITSGLELAQFPSEVNSPAVFRCVKVSAMDDADEEFAYQTAVNIGGHVFKGILYDQGPELRYTAAGESSSGHGGDGSTHPLNLITGPTSTTTSAATSTNPAAAAASTAPLLDPSIYPAPLNAFMAGTQFFPPSRS, from the exons ATGGCTGGGTTCTTCTATCTAGGAGGAGGGAGAGAAGGCCCACCAAACaaacaagaagaagatgaagaagaaagagaacaGAATTTGTTTTTGTACAGAAATGATCAAGAGATCTACAACAAGGGTTTTGAGATATGGCCTCAACaatacaacaacaacaacaatcatcaacatcaacaaccAAATCCCTCTCTTCCAAATCACTTATCATTTGGTGTTGGTCCCAGCCGCCGCAGCTTCATGATCAACGACCCTTCCGATGAGCCTTCTAGATCAGCTTTTACCCTCATGCGCCCAGCTGCTGCTGCTTTTGCCGCCGCAGCCGCTTCTGCTGCTACTGCTGGCGGCATGAATTGTCAAGATTGCGGCAACCAAGCTAAGAAGGATTGTGCTTATTTGCGGTGTAGAACTTGCTGCAAGAGCCGAGGGTTTCAGTGTCAGACTCACGTGAAAAGCACGTGGGTTCCCGCTGCTAAACGCCGTGAGAGACAACAGCAAATTGCTGCTTTACAACACCAGCAACAACAAGAACAGTTCCGTGGCGGTGACAATTCTAAAAGACTAAGAGAAACTCAAACCACCACCGCTGTCGCTGCGGCTCCCACCGCCTCCGCCTCCGCTTGCCCTCGTCTGCCCTCCATCACGTcag GGTTAGAACTGGCGCAATTTCCATCAGAAGTGAACTCACCGGCGGTATTTCGGTGCGTAAAAGTAAGTGCAATGGACGATGCAGATGAAGAGTTTGCTTATCAGACGGCTGTTAATATCGGTGGCCACGTGTTCAAAGGAATTCTCTACGATCAAGGTCCTGAACTCCGTTACACCGCAGCTGGTGAGAGCTCTTCCGGTCACGGCGGAGACGGATCAACACACCCACTTAACCTAATTACTGGTCCCACTTCCACCACGACCTCCGCCGCAACTAGTACCAAccccgccgccgccgccgcctccACCGCGCCGTTGCTTGATCCTTCTATATATCCAGCTCCTCTCAATGCATTTATGGCTGGTACGCAGTTCTTCCCACCCTCAAGGTCatga